Genomic DNA from Brassica rapa cultivar Chiifu-401-42 chromosome A04, CAAS_Brap_v3.01, whole genome shotgun sequence:
TCGTATATACATGTTGAGTATTGTAGCCTTTCAAACTTTATAAAAATGCACATATATAAGTACATTTTCAtataacaataataaattaaaatatcgaatagtttactttccttttttagtttttctattACGAACTATTAAACAGATATAATGTTAGCGAACGATATTGAGTAAAATTATAGATAGTTGTATTAGCTGCAATAATTGTTCCTTAAGAAAATACCAAAAGATATAAATGGagagaaagatattaaaaaccATCATAAGAGTAAGACGAATATCATACTCAGCAAACAAATGGGGATAATGAGTCTCGTTTTAGGAACACAAGTGCATACGTGTCAATTTTGTATTTGTAGACTGTGATAAGAAGAGATATGTACAGGTATAACGAATAATTGAACccactaaattaaataaatataacttcaatcgagcttcagAAAACTTTAGAGTATGTGATTATATATCCACATAACACATTTAATAAGTGGATAACCGCATAATGCATCCGAATCGGATCATATGtggaagaaagaaaacaaaataactttTGGCCAACGTCGTGGTTGAGGATTTCTGGCACTTTATGATTCTCTCCACCTGGAGCCTATATCGCTATATAGTAGTAGTATTTTGATTAAAATTCATAATGGAATctagatatatgatatatatctGACGAATGCTACAGAGTTTAATTCCTGACAGCCCGATTGTGTATATCATAGCCATGTTATGTGGCGAACCGTCCCTGACGACATATATTCCCATCTTCAGTGCAATATGCTATACTTTTTCTacattaagataaataaaattttagttcgTTTTGTTTTGTACTTTTAACCTGTTCCAAGTGTGAGATGTGTCATGTTAATGAACAATGATAATTGGTTAGTGAAATTAAAATCCAAATACGTTCAATATACTTTTAGCGCAAGTAAAAAAAACCATAATTGTGATACATCATATAACCGAAGAACCAATGAACTTACACATAAAAATGTAAGAAGGTGAAGTGAATAGGTCGTTCTCCTCCACCATATTGGACAAATTTGGCAAGCTGAGTTGACATCGAATTAACTGGTTGTTCCAAGTAGCGGATGATGCAGCACAACTGATTTGATAGTTGATTCGTAATAGATAACTATTGATAAGAAAACATCATCATATTCTATCTTTTGTATCTTTGGGATTGTTATTCGATAAAAGAGCTATTGACAAGAAAACATCAACCAACAAAACATATCTCAAAACTAGATATTCAACGGCATCTTTTATAAATTACAACAATATCAAAAACTTAAAGAACCAATTTTTGTGATAGTCTACTAGTTTATATTGAAAGATTAATTGAGTCTTTCCATTATtacaagaagaaaaatatatattcaaagaATTAAAACCGAAGAAATAACCGAATAATGATATCTGCATCTCCGCCAAAACAAGTGGTATAGTGGGGTCTAAAATTTATTCATCCTGCCACCACCTGCCCAGTAAATAATTAAGAGGGTAGGGTATTAGTGGGAATTAGATTTATGATAATTGTTAGAATTTATAGAATTTAGTGTTACTGGTTTACACAATTTCacattttcattaaaatctAGTATTATTGGTTTCATAATTTAGTAATTCTATACACaattttttgttattcaaaaagtctagattttaatgattctTTAAATCTATTAAAGTTGGTGTTATTGGGAGTTGTATTCTTCACCATCTAACTCATAACGCAAGATTTTTAAAATGctacttatatattttagattcttataatcattttatcaatatattttcatagaattttaaaatataccaaactCTCTACAACTCTttccaaatttaacaaatctctcaacttttaaaattaacaaactctatataaatcttatttccactaacaccccctaattttatatcaattttcTTGTGTGACAATTAATCATAAAAATATCATCTAGAATGTTTGCTTGAATTGACAGCATTTGAGGCTATGAAATCGAAGTAGCCAAAGGAAAGTATCACTTACATTGTCTAAGAAAAGGTTTAGCATGCATATAGAGTGAAAAGatgtataaataatataaaaagaaaagagtagATAAGATAGTGCTCGTGTTTCGAAAAAAAAGTGTTTcgaaaaaaaagataagataGTGCTTAGACAAGTCTCAGATATGCGTTGGTGTCCTATTTGGGGTTGGTTTCGTGGTTTAGGCTTTACAATTAATATATCATTCTTTTCTCCACTTACATTGCCTGTTTCTGTAATATTCTGTTCGATTTGATAATCGTATTGATTTGTTTCGGATATTCACAAATTTGGATATGGTTAATTACATACAAATATCCATAGAAGTGGGCATTGTAGAATTAGAGTTTTGATGTAGTAAGACTATAATTTAGCCCTAATCAAAATCATTTCAATTAGGTTCGGTTTGTTTCAggttaattaaatattctaCTCATTTATATTGGGCCTTGGTCAGATATGTAGCTCAAAGCACATATGACATATATAAGCTAGGACATAGTGCTTTCATTTcttgattttaataaatacaaatttGGCTCTTCAGCAAAGCAATTGTTTACACCTTAATCGCTTATATGAAACGTATATTATCATTGCTCAGTTTGTTTTTTACACATTTTTCAGATTCGTGTTGGAATcatgaattttaaaacaaactaatCCGTATTTTCTCTTGAACCAGCATACTTGAGCTTCCATAAAAAGTCAAATTGCTTAAAGAATTGCACCAACACATTACATAGCCACAAAGCCATATGATAGAATCGAAGAGAGTATGAGTGAATAATGATGGAACTTAACTAAACTGGTGTTTGGCAATGGTGTGTGATGAAAAAACAGATAAAACAGCGAGGCAGAAGAAAGCAAAGAGAAGCATACTAGCCGATGCGTATCCTCTGCTAAAGAGCTTATCTACAGGATCAGTCGAATCCAATACGACTAATGCTAGAAATGTATCTTTTAAATCTTTGGTCACTCCAAATCCAGCCGCCGAACCAGTTGCCACTAGATATGATATTATCTGTCCAAATACCATTAATTAGAAAACACATTTCAGTCAAGCTTTGTTGATTATAGGTTCAAAAaagcatatttttatttaccttGTCACCGTAAAAATCCAGTTGATAATTGAAAGGGTTTTTAGTTCTGGTGGCGAGTTCAGAGATTGAGAAGAACAGTTGTATGACAGCGTAAAGTAATCCAATGATAGCGGCTGAAAACATGTATCTTCAAGcattcaagaaaacaaaataacaattaagtGAATGAAAAAGTTAACAAACTTGGTTTAATAATCATCATAAAAAATTCCCCCAAAAATTCTCTAGTTTAAGAGAAAACTTATAAATGAGTTATTACAACGTCTTGATTCTTGACATATCATTCGACGCACGAAGCTTCCACCCAATTAACGGTTTCTGACATGTTTTAATCTCAATCAAACTAATTAATCAACTTGCATAAAAACTATACCGacgaaaaaggaagaaaaaaaaaagtcaagagGTTCGTAGGGTGTTGTTACCTATAGGCATAAACATCTTTGAAATGAAATTTCAATGAGTTTCCTTGAGATACAATGGTGACGCTGTTGGTGCTTAGGATGATGACAGTTATGACGAGGAAAGCCACAGTCAAAACTCTAAGAGAAAGGAGTACTACCCTGAGAGAAACCAGGAATGGTGCCATGTAAGAAAATAAGTAGCTATTCAAGGCATTTAATAggtattttcttataaaccTGGTAATCAAAGAGTAAGCAGAAGATAAGCCTGAGATGTTTGAACAAGACATGAAATGTCAATTTTTATAACTAAATGTCAATTTTTGTAACTTAGAGAGATATGAGTTGACTTTTTCTCGGTGGGATAAGAACATTAATTAAAGTCAATGTCAAAAAAAAGcgcatataatttaaatataccAAATAAGTATATTGTATTATACTATTGCAGACGTGCTGAAACGATCGATCCCCACGTCTAGCTTACCAAACGAATGTAAAAGATATTGTTTGTTATGTACCAAACTTCAATAAACTCATCTAAGTAATTCAAATCTTATGAGTAGGTTTACGGGTTAAGATATAGTAGTTATTAATTTGGTAATATATTTGAACCAATAAGGGTTTATataagggtttttagtaattaaacccctcaactaaagatgaatcgtaaaaaaaaccctcaactaaaaatcctgtgaaataaaccctcaactttagttccgttaacatatgttaccctccgtctaaaaacccgtcacggagggtgacatatgttaacggtttataagttgagggtttataatgttgaaaacttagttgaggttttttttttacgattcaaaaatagttgaggggttttatcactaaaagtcattaaagggtttttaggttatttattatccatttatacattgttttagattgatttgtaagcctttaaaactaatgtatatttttaatacattaatctattataaattaatttatacatcttaaattaataattttcaacacgatttacaacttattataacttcaaaatattaaattatttgatatttggcaatagtgatataaaaaaaattgtgtgtttatatcgtcattttcaaatatcaaataattgaaagtttctaagttatattaagtcttagtagtgttgaggataattcatccatgaagtcaatctttctatttggagtatgacgtacttttttttattttcatgattttcgtcATGAGGCTCATACTTTCCTATTTTcctatattgttcttgatttattgtattactttatgtttcaaatatattattgatcaagaaaataaaaatataatgtagttattcagaaatcaatgagaataaaaataatcatgcattattttgaAGGGGGGAGAAGTATGAGCCGGATGacagaaatcatgaaaataggaaaaagtgcgtcatactctaaatagaaagattgactttatggatgaattatctcgacactacttaagacttaatataacttagaaactttcaattattttatatttgacaatgacg
This window encodes:
- the LOC103865726 gene encoding CASP-like protein 4D2: MSCSNISGLSSAYSLITRFIRKYLLNALNSYLFSYMAPFLVSLRVVLLSLRVLTVAFLVITVIILSTNSVTIVSQGNSLKFHFKDVYAYRYMFSAAIIGLLYAVIQLFFSISELATRTKNPFNYQLDFYGDKIISYLVATGSAAGFGVTKDLKDTFLALVVLDSTDPVDKLFSRGYASASMLLFAFFCLAVLSVFSSHTIAKHQFS